A genomic window from Rhizobium sp. 007 includes:
- a CDS encoding GlxA family transcriptional regulator, whose translation MNKMLTKKRSLVFFMVPQFTMLPFSAAIDTLRIANRMLGYQAYTWRLTSVDGNKVYSSCGIGVEANSSLAEERRHLGGENRPNMVLVCSGIDVEDFNNKSVNAWLRESYNRGVAVGSLCTGAHVLAQAGLLNGKRCAIHWENLPGFSEAFPQAEVYADLYEVDSNLYTCAGGTASLDMMLNLIGQDFGEALVNRVCEQHLTDRVRSPHDRQRLPLRARLGVQNSKVLSIIELMEGNLAEPLSLLEIADGAGLSRRQIERLFRQEMGRSPARYYLEIRLDRARHLLVQSSMPVVEVAVACGFVSASHFSKCYRELYNRSPQQERAERKLTMATARQAIAA comes from the coding sequence GGCGATCGACACGCTGCGCATCGCCAACCGCATGCTCGGCTATCAGGCTTATACCTGGCGGCTGACCTCGGTCGACGGCAACAAGGTCTATTCCTCCTGCGGCATCGGCGTCGAGGCAAATTCGTCGCTTGCCGAAGAGCGCCGACACCTCGGCGGTGAAAACCGCCCGAACATGGTGCTCGTCTGTTCGGGCATCGATGTCGAGGATTTCAACAACAAGTCCGTCAATGCCTGGCTTCGCGAATCCTACAATCGCGGCGTGGCCGTCGGCAGTCTCTGTACGGGCGCGCATGTGCTTGCTCAGGCCGGGCTCTTGAACGGCAAGCGCTGCGCGATCCACTGGGAAAACCTGCCGGGTTTCTCCGAAGCCTTTCCGCAGGCGGAGGTCTATGCCGACCTCTACGAAGTGGACAGCAATCTCTACACCTGCGCCGGCGGCACCGCGTCGCTCGACATGATGCTGAACCTCATCGGCCAGGATTTTGGCGAAGCGCTCGTCAACCGTGTCTGCGAGCAGCATCTGACCGATCGTGTCCGCAGTCCGCACGACCGCCAGCGCCTGCCGCTGCGCGCCCGCCTCGGCGTCCAGAATTCCAAGGTTCTGTCGATCATCGAACTGATGGAAGGCAATCTCGCCGAACCTCTGTCGCTGCTTGAGATCGCTGATGGCGCCGGCCTGTCCCGCCGCCAGATCGAACGGCTTTTCCGGCAGGAAATGGGCCGGTCTCCCGCCCGCTACTATCTGGAGATCCGGCTCGATCGCGCCCGCCACCTGCTGGTGCAGTCTTCAATGCCGGTCGTCGAGGTCGCAGTCGCTTGCGGCTTCGTTTCCGCATCGCATTTCTCGAAGTGTTATCGCGAACTTTACAACCGTTCACCGCAGCAGGAGCGCGCCGAGCGCAAGCTGACGATGGCAACGGCTCGCCAAGCGATCGCAGCATAA
- a CDS encoding response regulator: MSFLGISGMQYSGEMFAGARIILAEDSNVFTSMISKRLKELFDIDVEICRNFEELQLAYDKSSEPIMLAISNINLPGAEKGEALEYLVDLSIPTIVFTGTFNEGLRDELMAKDIVDYILKDNIFAVDLLAEAICRFLTNKRHHVLIVDDSATARALLSSRLRRYNFRVSVAESGAKALEILKANRDIGLMVTDYNMPDIDGFELTRRIRANIGSHQLRIIGVSSSSNRLLSARFLKAGGNDFMLRPFIDEEFYCRVNQNLDTLLQIQTMKKERAVA, translated from the coding sequence ATGTCATTTTTAGGCATTTCGGGAATGCAGTATTCCGGAGAGATGTTTGCTGGTGCGCGTATTATTCTCGCTGAAGATTCAAATGTCTTTACGTCGATGATCAGCAAACGGCTGAAAGAGCTTTTCGATATCGACGTCGAGATCTGCCGCAATTTCGAGGAATTGCAGCTTGCTTACGACAAGTCTTCCGAGCCGATCATGCTCGCGATCTCCAACATCAACCTCCCCGGTGCTGAGAAGGGCGAGGCGCTGGAATATCTGGTCGATCTCAGCATTCCGACCATCGTCTTTACCGGCACCTTCAACGAGGGCCTGCGCGACGAACTGATGGCGAAGGATATCGTCGACTACATCCTCAAGGACAACATCTTCGCAGTCGATCTGCTCGCCGAAGCGATCTGCCGTTTCCTGACCAACAAGCGCCATCACGTGCTGATCGTGGACGACAGCGCCACGGCGCGCGCGCTGCTCTCCAGCCGCCTGAGGCGCTATAACTTCCGCGTCAGCGTTGCCGAGAGCGGCGCCAAGGCGCTCGAGATCCTGAAGGCCAATCGCGACATTGGCCTCATGGTCACCGACTACAACATGCCCGATATCGACGGCTTCGAGCTTACGCGGCGCATCCGCGCCAATATCGGCTCGCATCAGCTGCGCATCATCGGCGTCTCGTCCTCATCTAACCGGCTGCTTTCGGCGCGCTTTCTCAAGGCGGGCGGCAACGATTTCATGCTGCGCCCGTTCATCGACGAGGAGTTCTATTGCCGCGTCAACCAAAACCTCGACACGCTGCTGCAGATCCAGACGATGAAGAAGGAGAGGGCCGTTGCCTGA
- a CDS encoding diguanylate cyclase: MAFQADFSRDGSGPRFGTQKLLLVEDSRMFSAVLCHRFQAELGLNVKPCSSLKALQEALAQDGQGFTMAVVDLNLPDSPYGEALDCTIEHNVPTIVFTATFDTATRNRILERNVIDYVLKDNEFALDNLVATVRRAMLNRKTRVLVVDDVPSARQVLVDLLKAQQYMVVEATSGLEALAALEAYSDIELVVTDHHMPDMTGYQLTRRIRHRFGSDRMRVIGISSSNDRMLSASFLKAGASDFVYRPFVAEELQCRIANNVETLTQMKQLRSAAACDYLTGLYNRRYFYDYGPKVVNECLRQKSPSSVAILDIDHFKRLNDTYGHEIGDEVLKAVASRLAAIFEGSDNLLSRLGGEEFAILFPMVDSAAATKLCDEIRSDISRLKVAADDEELSVTISIGVAEISGYETFENYLNAADQFLYMAKHKGRNQVYSDARMTEEAAQ; this comes from the coding sequence ATGGCATTTCAGGCGGATTTCAGTCGGGACGGCTCAGGCCCACGCTTCGGAACCCAGAAGTTACTTCTGGTTGAAGATTCCCGGATGTTTTCCGCCGTGCTCTGCCATCGGTTTCAGGCCGAACTCGGCCTCAACGTCAAACCCTGTTCTTCGCTGAAGGCGCTGCAGGAGGCTCTGGCGCAGGACGGTCAGGGCTTCACGATGGCCGTCGTCGATCTGAACCTGCCGGATTCGCCCTATGGCGAGGCGCTTGATTGCACGATCGAGCACAATGTTCCCACGATCGTTTTTACCGCGACCTTCGATACCGCGACCCGCAACCGGATACTGGAACGCAATGTCATCGATTACGTCCTCAAGGACAATGAATTCGCGCTCGACAATCTGGTCGCGACCGTGCGCCGCGCGATGCTGAACCGCAAGACGCGCGTCCTCGTTGTCGATGACGTTCCGTCTGCGCGCCAGGTGCTCGTCGACCTCTTGAAGGCGCAGCAGTACATGGTCGTCGAGGCAACCTCGGGGCTCGAAGCTCTGGCTGCGCTTGAGGCCTATAGCGACATTGAACTCGTAGTGACCGACCATCACATGCCGGACATGACGGGCTATCAGCTGACACGGCGAATCCGTCATCGCTTCGGTTCCGACAGGATGCGGGTCATCGGCATCTCCTCGTCCAACGACCGGATGCTGTCGGCAAGCTTCCTGAAGGCCGGCGCCAGCGACTTCGTTTACAGGCCGTTCGTGGCCGAGGAGCTTCAGTGCCGCATTGCCAACAATGTCGAAACGCTGACGCAGATGAAGCAACTGCGATCCGCCGCCGCATGCGATTATCTGACCGGCCTCTATAACCGCCGCTATTTCTACGATTACGGGCCGAAGGTCGTGAACGAGTGCCTGAGGCAGAAATCGCCGAGTTCAGTCGCTATCCTCGACATCGATCATTTCAAACGGCTGAACGACACCTATGGCCACGAGATCGGCGACGAGGTGCTGAAGGCGGTTGCAAGCCGGCTTGCTGCAATCTTCGAAGGCAGCGACAATCTTCTCTCGCGCCTCGGCGGCGAGGAGTTTGCGATCCTTTTCCCGATGGTGGATTCGGCTGCGGCAACGAAGCTCTGCGACGAAATCCGCTCGGATATCTCACGGCTGAAGGTGGCTGCCGACGACGAGGAACTGTCGGTCACGATCTCGATCGGCGTTGCGGAAATCTCGGGCTACGAAACCTTCGAGAATTACCTCAACGCCGCCGACCAGTTTCTCTACATGGCCAAACACAAGGGCCGTAACCAGGTCTATTCCGACGCCAGGATGACGGAGGAAGCGGCGCAGTAG